GCGTTCCGGCTGACGGCGGCCTACGCGCTCGATGAAGCTGGTCTCGATCTTTGGCTCACGGTCGCCAACACCGGCAAGGAGATATTGCCGGCGTCGCTCGGAGGCCATCCCGCTTTCAACTGGCCGCTTCAGGCTGGCGTGCCGAAGGACAGTTACGCGCTGACGTTCGCGAACGAGGAGCCGTCTCCGGTCCGCCGTGTCGAGGGCGGGCTCCTGCTCGCGGCAACGGATCCGAGCCCCGTCCGAGGCACTGTGCTTCCTTTGTCGGAAGCCCTGTTCACCAACGACGCCGTCATTATCGATCCCATCAATAGCGATGCGGTCCGCTACGCCGCCGGGCAGGGCGCCGGGCCCTGGCTCAAAATGTCCTGGCGCGGCTTTCGCGAGCTCGGTGTCTGGTCGAAACCATCAGGCGCGCCGTTCCTTTGCATCGAACCCTGGCGCGGCTATCCCAGCCCCAAAGACTTCGACGGCGAGTTCAGCGACAAGCCGGGCCTGATGCACATCGCACCCGGGGCAGAGGAGCAGTTGTCGTTCCGGGTCGAGGTGGGGACGTCCTGAGGCCGATCACACACCGGCGCTGCGGTCGTTCAGTGCAACGCGTGCCGAGTTCGATCTTCTCGCCGCGCTCGTCGGTGCGGTGGCAGGCCGCTCAGCCGCGACTATCTGATCGAGGTCGTCAGCAACCGCCAGGCCGAGGTCGACATCCGAACGGTCGATGCGCTGGTGGCGCGGCTGCGTCGCAAGCTCGTCGGCCGCGGCACGCCTGTCGTCGCCACCGTCACCGGTGTCGGCTACAAGCTCGCGCTCAGCGAGCGGCTCTGATCTCACCTGTCGAAAGATCTGTTCGCCCGCGCAGCTATCGTGCGCGGGCGCTTTGATCCGTGGTGATCTGTCGCGTCGCGCCCGCGAGCTGGTCGTCGACCGCGTAGAGCGTGCAGGTCGGCGACCATTTCATGCAGGCCGCGAGCGAATCGCGTTGCGCGTCGTCCACGGTGTTGCGCCCCGAGCGCCAGCCGTAACCGCCATTGGGCGACACCGCGAAAGCCTTGTGCGACATGGTGCTGGCGAGATAGCGCGCGAACTCGGCTTTCGCCGCATCACTGAAATGGTTCGGCGGCGGCAGCGGATCGGGCGGGCTCAGCATGTCGTGGGCGAGCCCGCGCTCGCGCAGGAAGGCGTCGAGATAGGGCGTCCATTGCGGGCGGGCCACGACGGAATACAGATAATGACCGTCATCGCCGTAAGGCGGCGCCGCGACGAATTTGGCATCCCCGCCGCCAGCGCGAAACCCATCATAGAGCCGGCGCGCGAGATCGGGACCGAAATAGGCAGCGCGAGCGGATAGCGCTTGGTCCCGGCCGGGCGGACCAGAAACGCCTCCAGCCCCTGCGGCCCGGCTTCCGCCATCGGAATGCGCAGATCCTCTGTGTAGAACTGGGCGGCGCGCGCCGGCGCGCCGCCCAGGGTCAGGCCCACGACAAGGCAGGCGATCAGAATCAACAACAGCCTGTGAAACAGCGCCATGTGCCTTCTCGAAAAGACCCGATCAAAACAAGACCATAGCACGATCTCAGGAACAGCCACGCCATCGCGCGTGTTGTGGTTTGGCGCGGGCCCGGCCGATGCTATGGTGTGGCGCAATCTCTGTACGACAGGACGAGGATATTTCAGTGGCTGATGTTCATCCCGCGGCGGGCAAGCTGGTTTCGCCGGACGCGCTCGCCAACATTCCGCGGCTCGTGACGGCCTATTTCGCCAACAGACCGGATGCGGCGGACCCGGCGCAGCGCGTGGCGTTCGGGACATCGGGCCATCGCGGCACCTCGTTCAAGAACACCTTCAACGAGGGCCACATCCTCGCGACCACGCAGGCCATCTGCGATTATAGACAAGAAAAGGGGCTGACCGGTCCGCTCTTCATCGGCATCGACACCCATGCGCTGGCCGAGCCTGCGCTCGCGAGCGCCGTCGAGGTATTCGCGGCGAATGGCGTCGAGGTGATGATTGACAAGGACCACGGCTACACGCCGACACCGGTGATCTCGCACGCGATCCTGACCTACAACAAGGGCCGCACGTCGGGTCTGGCCGATGGCGTCGTCGTCACGCCCTCGCACAATCCGCCGGAGGACGGCGGCTACAAATACAATCCGCCGCATGGCGGTCCCGCCGACACCGACGCGACCTCCGTCGTCGAGAAGCGCGCCAACGCCTATCTTGCCGACGGCCTGAAGGGCGTGAAGCGCATCGACTATGCCAAGGCGCTGAAATCGTCGACCGTTCACGCTTACGACTACATCACGCCTTACGTTGCCGATCTCGGGAATGTCGTCGATCTCGACCTCATCAAATCCGCCGGCATCAAATTCGGCATCGATCCGCTCGGCGGCGCCGCCGTGCATTACTGGCATCCGATCATCGAGCGCTATGGCCTCAAGGCCACCGTCGTGAACGAGGCGATCGATCCGACCTTCCGCTTCATGACCGTGGACTGGGACGGCAAGATCCGCATGGACTGCTCTTCGCCCTACGCGATGGCGAGCCTGATCGCGATGCGCGACCGCTTCGACGTCGCCTTCGCCAACGACACCGACGCCGATCGCCACGGCATCGTCACGCGCACCGGCGGCCTGATGAATCCCAACCATTATCTGGCGACGGCGGTCTCCTATCTGTTCGCGCACCGGCCGAACTGGGGCAAGGATGCCGCGATCGGCAAGACCGTGGTATCGAGCTCGATCATCGACCGTGTCGCGAAAAAACTCGGCCGCAAGCTGGTGGAGACGCCGGTCGGCTTCAAATGGTTCGTCGATGGGCTCGTCACGGGCAGCTTCGGCTTCGGCGGCGAGGAGAGTGCAGGGGCCTCCTTCCTGCGCCGCGACGGCACGGTGTGGACCACCGACAAGGACGGCATCATCCTCGGCCTGCTTGCGGCCGAGATCATGGCCAAGACCGGCCGCGATCCGAGCCAGCTGTTCAATGATCTCACGGCCGAGTTCGGCGTGCCCCATTATGCCCGCATCGACGTGGCCGCGACCGGGCCGCAGAAGAACATCCTGAAATCCGTCACGCCCGAGCAGCTCGGCCTGAAAGATCTCGCCGGCGATCCCGTCCGCTCAACGCTGAGCAAGGCGCCGGGCAACGGCCAGCCATTCGGCGGCATCAAGGTCGAGACCGATTTCGGCTGGTTCGCGGCGAGGCCGTCCGGCACCGAGGACGTCTACAAGATCTACGCCGAGAGCTTCCGCAGCACCGAGCACCTGAAGCGGATTCAGGAGGAGGCCCAGGCGGGGCTGAAGAAGGTGTTCGGGGCGTAGCTGCGGGCGCGGGTGCCGCTCTTAGGCTGCTCCTCCAAGGGATGGGTGCCGTATCGCGCCGTGTCATCGCCCGCGAAGGCGGGCGATCCAGTACTCCGCGGCGCGCGTTATGCGAACCAATGACCACCGCGGAGTACTGGATTCCCCGCTTTCGCGGGGAATGGCCGGGGTTAAGTCTGTATACACAATTACCCGAATAGATACTAAGATACAGAATAATTGGCATTGAACGTTTCGTCTTCCGCGCTATTGTATACACAACGCATACATAAGCCCTGGGAGATCGCCGGTGACAAAACCCTTCCCCATGAACGCCTGGTACGCCGCCGCCTGGGACGCCGAGGTGAAGCCGGCGCTGTTGCCGCGGACAATTTGCGGCAAGCACGTCGTGATGTACCGCAAGGCCGATGGCTCGGTGGCCGCGCTGGAGGATGCCTGCTGGCATCGCCTGGTGCCGCTGTCGAAGGGCCGGCTCGAAGGCGACACCGTCGTCTGCGGCTATCACGGCCTGAAATACAACGCGCAGGGCCGCTGCACCTTCATGCCCTCGCAGGAGACCATCAACCCGTCGGCCTGCGTCCGCGCCTACCCCGTGGTCGAGCGCCACCGCTACATCTGGCTCTGGATGGGCGACCCCGCGCTCGCGGATCCCGCGCTCGTCCCGGACATGCACTGGAATCACGATCCGGCCTGGGCCGGCGATGGGAAGACCATCCGCGTCGCCTGCGACTACCGGCTCGTGCTCGACAATCTCATGGACCTCACCCACGAGACCTTCGTGCACGGCTCCTCCATCGGCAATGACGCGGTCGCCGAAGCGCCGTTTGACGTCACCCATGGCGAGAAGACGGTGACGGTGACGCGCTGGATGCGCGGCATCGAGGCGCCGCCGTTCTGGGCGAAACAACTCGGCAAGCCCGGTCTGGTCGACCGCTGGCAGATCATCCGCTTCGAGGCGCCGTGCACCATCGCCATCGACGTCGGCGTGGCGCCAACAGGCACCGGCGCGCCGGAAGGCGACCGCTCGCAGGGCGTCAACGGTATCGTGCTCAACACCATCACGCCGGAAACCGAGAAGACCTGCCACTATTTCTGGGCCTTTGTCCGCAACTACCAGATTGGCGAGCAGCGCATCACCACCGAAATCCGTGAGGGCGTCTCCGGCATCTTCCGCGAGGACGAACTGATCCTCGAGGCGCAGCAGCGCGCGATGGACGAAAACCCGGATCGCATCTTCTACAACCTCAACATCGACGCCGGCGCGATGTGGACGCGCAAGCTGATCGACAAGATGGTGGCGAAGGAAAACGCGCCGACACACCTCCAGGCCGCGGAGTAGGTCATGGCCGAGCGCGAGGTCGACCGCTCCGTCTCGCAAACCGTGAAGGCGCAACTCGCGCTGCGCGACCAGATCCTGTCGGGCGCCTTGCGTCCGGGCGAGCGCATCTCCGAGCTTCAGGCGGTGGAGACCACGGGCGCCTCGCGCACGCCAGTGCGCATGGCGTTGGTGCGGCTGGAGGAGGAGGGCCTCCTGGAGGCGATCCCCTCCGGCGGCTTCATGGTGAAGGCGTTTTCGGAGCGCGACATCTCCGATTCCATCGAGCTGCGCGGCACGCTGGAAGGCCTCGCCGCGCGCTTCGCCGCCGAGCGCGGCGTCTCCGCGCGCGAGCTCGAGCCGCTGAAGGAATGCCTGGCTGCGATCGACGAGCTGCTGCGCCAGGTGCCGATCTCGATCGAAGCGTTCTCGTCCTATGTCGCGCTGAACGCGCGTTTCCACGCGCTGCTGACCGAATTGTCGCGCAGCCCGCCGCTGGTGCGGCAGATCGACCGCGCCTCGGCGCTGCCGTTCGCCTCGCCCAGCGCTTTTGTGATGGCGCAGTCGGCGCTCCCCGAGGCGCAGCAGATCCTGATCATCGGGCAGGAGCATCATCGCGTCGTGATCGACGCCATCGAGAACCGCGAGGGGGGGCGCGCCGAAGCCGTGATGCGCGAGCACGCGCGGCTTGCGGTGCGCAATCTGCGGCTCGCGCTGCGTAACCGCACCCATCTCGACCTCTTGCCGGCGCTCGCGCTGATCAAGACCGCAACCGATTGAGGGCACCATGCGCTTCATCGAAACCTGGATTCCGGCCACGCTCGTCTCGACGCGCGATCTTGCGCCCGGCATCCGCGAATTCCTGATCCGGCCCGACCAGTTCGACGGCGCCGCCTATCCGGTCGGCAGCCACATCAATGTCGGCGTGACCATCGCTGGCCAGCCCGAGACGCGCTCATATTCGCTGGTCGGCGAAGCCTCGTCACAAGGCTTCAGGATCGCGGTACGTCGCGCCGAGGACTCCCGCGGCGGCTCGCGCTACATGTGGCAGCTCGCACCGGGCGCGCGGCTCGACATCACGAGGCCAACCTCGCTCGTCGCGGTCGATTGGACGCGCGAAACCTACTGCCTGATCGCCGGCGGCATCGGCATCACCCCGATCATCGGCGCCGCGCAGGCGCTGGCGCGCCGAGGCGCCGACGTCACGCTGCACTACGCCGTGCGCGGGCGCGCTGATGCGGCCTATCTCGATGATCTCGCGAACCTGCTCGGTGACCGCCTGGTCGTCCATGCCAGCGACGAAGACAAGCGACTGGATCTCGACACGCTGTTCGCCTCATTGCGGAAAGGCACGCTGGCGCTGTTCTGCGGCCCGATGCGCATGCTCGATGCCGCGCGCCATGCCTGGATCGGCGCAGGCCATCCGCTCGCCGATCTCCGCTATGAGACCTTCGGCTCCAGCGGCACGCTGCCGACAGAGACGTTTCGCGTGCGCCTGAAGGGCTCCGATGTCGAACTCGAAATTCCGCGCGAGCGTTCGATGCTGGATGTCCTCAACGCCAGCGGTCACGAGGTGATGTACGACTGCAAGCGCGGCGAATGCGGCCTCTGTGCCATCGACGTCGTCGCTGTCGACGGCGAGATCGACCATCGCGACGTCTTCTTCAGCGACCATCAGAAGCAAGGTAACGAAAAGATCTGCGCCTGCGTCTCCCGCGCGCGAGGGACCATCACGGTGGACACGCTGCTGCGGGCGGATGCGGTTTGAGCGCGCCTACGCCGCGAAAATCGCCCGAAGCTTCTTCGAATTGAGTAGCGCCTGCACGCCCTCCGCCGACACTGGCCGGCCGATCAGATAACCCTGCACTTCGTCGCAACTGATCTGCCTGAGATATTCGAGCTGGTCGGCGGTCTCGACGCCTTCGGCGACGACGTCGATGTTGAGGTCGCGCGCCAGCGAGATCACCGATTTCACGATCGCGGCGCAGTCCGGCTGCACCAGCATGTCGCGGATGAAGGACTGGTCGATCTTGATGCGGCTGAACGGCAGTTTGCGCAAATAGGTCAGCGACGAGAAGCCGGTGCCGAAATCGTCCAGCGCCACCGTGGCACCGAGCTCCAGCAGCGCGTTCAGGATCGACGCGGCGGAGCCGTATTTCGACAGCAGCATCGATTCCGTGATCTCGATCTCGAGCCGGTGCGGCGCGACCTGGGCGTCGGCCAGCGCCTGCACGACGGTCTCGAGGATGCCGGTGTTGTGAAACTGCGCCGCCGAGAAATTCACTGCGACCCGGATGTCCTCCGGCCAGTCTGCCAGCGTTGCGCAGGCGCGGCGGATGACCCATTCGCCGATCTCGTGGATCAGCCCGGTCTCTTCCGCGATCGGAATGAACTCGCTCGGCGGAACCAGCCCGCGCGAGGGATGCTGCCAGCGCAGCAGGGCCTCGAAGCCGGTGATGCGGTTTTCGTCGAGATCGAGGAACGGCTGGAACACCAGAAACAGCTCGTTGCGGGTGAGGGCGCCAGCGAGGTCCGTCTGCAACGCCTTGCGGTCGCGCGAGGCCTTGTCGTCGGCTTCCTCGAAGAAGCAGACCGTGCCCGGTCCGGCCTTCTTGGCGCGATACAGCGCGGCATCGGCGTTCTTCATGATGTCGAGCGGCGTGTTGCCGTCGCGCGGCGCCAGCACGATACCGACGCTGGTGGCGCCGACGAACTCGCGGCCTTCGATTAGGAACGGCTCGGTGAAGGCCGCGACGAAACGCTCGGCGATTTCGAGCGCATCTTCCGATCGTGCCAGATTGGCCATCACCAGCGCGAACTCGTCGCCGCCGATACGCGCGACATGCTCGGCCGCACGGGTGCAGCGCTGCAAGCGGCTTGCGACCTGGACCAGGAATTCGTCGCCGGCGGGATGGCCGAACCTGTCATTGACCTCCTTGAAGCGATCGAGGTCGAGCAGCAGCACGGCGAACTCCTCGCCGGACAGCGCGAGGCGCTTGAACGCGCCGTCGAGCGTCTCGTTGAAGGCGACGCGGTTGGGCAGCTGCGTCAGCGGATCCTGCCGCACCGTGCGCTCCGCCTCGATCTGCCGCATCACGCGGCGCGCGAAGGCGATCGAATTCACGAACACGCCGCGCAGCAGAACGCTGCCATAGACCACGACAAGGAAAGCGATCAGCAGGAAGGCGAGGTCGCCGTTTCGGCTGAGACAGATGGCGATGCCGACGAAGATGGGGGCGGTGAACGCGATGGCGGCGATCGGGATGGTGGCAAAGGCGAGCGCGCCGCCAGCCAGCATGCCCGAGCACAAACAGGTAATGACAAGCTGTCCGCCGGTCGAAGCGTTCGCGAAGAAGGCGACGGGGACGATGCCCCAGGCGGTGCCGAGCACGAAGGCGTTGCGCACCAGCCGGTGCATCGCCCGGCGCGAGACGAATTGCGGCTTTGTGATCCGGCGCGAGGCATGGGATTGCAGGCCGAACGCGATCGCGGCGCCGGCGACAGCGACCGCCCAGATCAGGGCGGGTATCCGGTCCGGTGTCGGCCATAGCGCAATGGCAAGCACGGTGGCGTTGCAGGCATTGGCGAGCATGATGCCGACGGAATAGCCGAGCACCAGCGACATCTGTTCGGCGCGGATATGGCCGGCGACGGCTTCGTCGGTTGCGGGACCGCCAAAGGCTGACAGATCGCCGGCAAACAACCGCGCGACATAATTGGTCAGTTGAGTCCGCATTCGAGAGCCTGCAGCAGCATGGGCCGTTTGTCCGGCTCGATCGGAAGAATTCGCCGCAAACCTTTGACGAACTATGAATTATCCCCGATTGACGCGGTCACCGCGACCACTTCTGCGTGTTTGGCCGAGAGTATCGATAACAAATCGATACAAATGCGGCGCTCCGCGTTACGGCTGCAACGCTGGCCGAATGTTCGCTATCACCTCCGCTGTCCGTCGCGGAAGTGCTTTAGCGCCCCAGCTGCTTCGGGTCGTAATAGAACCGCTCCTCGATCAGCTGATCGCCGCGCCAAGTCTGCCACGCGATCTCGTCCAGCGTTCGCGTGACGCCCTCGGCGTTCGTGAAACTGAAGGTCCAGCGCGTCGCGACATGATCGCCCTCGATCAGGCTCGGCCCGACGCGGACGGCCTTGATCTCCTTGGAGGCCGCCAGCACGCCGCGCTCTTTGGCGACGAGCTTGTCGCGGCCGATCGTCGGGGCGGCGTTGTTCTCGTAAGTTACGGCATCGGGCGTGTAGAATTGCTCGATCGCGCCGACGAAATCCCCGTCCTCCAGGCGCTTCGCAAAGGCTTCGGCGACGTCCCGGCTCGGCATGGCGCACCTTTCGATTAAAACAGACTGTTGGTCGGTAAATACCGACTGATAGTCGAAAAGTCAACTGGCCGCGTGACGCGAATTCGATTAGAGCGGGGTGAGTTTGAATCGATGC
This portion of the Bradyrhizobium diazoefficiens genome encodes:
- a CDS encoding aldose 1-epimerase family protein; translated protein: MADETHTLRSGSLTATIKAQGAEMCSFKHKDGTEFVWQAGPAWARHAPLLFPIVGRLASDEMRHRGKTYRMTQHGFARDSRFVWAERGESRCALVLEDSEATRALYPFAFRLTAAYALDEAGLDLWLTVANTGKEILPASLGGHPAFNWPLQAGVPKDSYALTFANEEPSPVRRVEGGLLLAATDPSPVRGTVLPLSEALFTNDAVIIDPINSDAVRYAAGQGAGPWLKMSWRGFRELGVWSKPSGAPFLCIEPWRGYPSPKDFDGEFSDKPGLMHIAPGAEEQLSFRVEVGTS
- the pgm gene encoding phosphoglucomutase (alpha-D-glucose-1,6-bisphosphate-dependent), with product MADVHPAAGKLVSPDALANIPRLVTAYFANRPDAADPAQRVAFGTSGHRGTSFKNTFNEGHILATTQAICDYRQEKGLTGPLFIGIDTHALAEPALASAVEVFAANGVEVMIDKDHGYTPTPVISHAILTYNKGRTSGLADGVVVTPSHNPPEDGGYKYNPPHGGPADTDATSVVEKRANAYLADGLKGVKRIDYAKALKSSTVHAYDYITPYVADLGNVVDLDLIKSAGIKFGIDPLGGAAVHYWHPIIERYGLKATVVNEAIDPTFRFMTVDWDGKIRMDCSSPYAMASLIAMRDRFDVAFANDTDADRHGIVTRTGGLMNPNHYLATAVSYLFAHRPNWGKDAAIGKTVVSSSIIDRVAKKLGRKLVETPVGFKWFVDGLVTGSFGFGGEESAGASFLRRDGTVWTTDKDGIILGLLAAEIMAKTGRDPSQLFNDLTAEFGVPHYARIDVAATGPQKNILKSVTPEQLGLKDLAGDPVRSTLSKAPGNGQPFGGIKVETDFGWFAARPSGTEDVYKIYAESFRSTEHLKRIQEEAQAGLKKVFGA
- a CDS encoding Rieske 2Fe-2S domain-containing protein is translated as MNAWYAAAWDAEVKPALLPRTICGKHVVMYRKADGSVAALEDACWHRLVPLSKGRLEGDTVVCGYHGLKYNAQGRCTFMPSQETINPSACVRAYPVVERHRYIWLWMGDPALADPALVPDMHWNHDPAWAGDGKTIRVACDYRLVLDNLMDLTHETFVHGSSIGNDAVAEAPFDVTHGEKTVTVTRWMRGIEAPPFWAKQLGKPGLVDRWQIIRFEAPCTIAIDVGVAPTGTGAPEGDRSQGVNGIVLNTITPETEKTCHYFWAFVRNYQIGEQRITTEIREGVSGIFREDELILEAQQRAMDENPDRIFYNLNIDAGAMWTRKLIDKMVAKENAPTHLQAAE
- a CDS encoding GntR family transcriptional regulator, encoding MAEREVDRSVSQTVKAQLALRDQILSGALRPGERISELQAVETTGASRTPVRMALVRLEEEGLLEAIPSGGFMVKAFSERDISDSIELRGTLEGLAARFAAERGVSARELEPLKECLAAIDELLRQVPISIEAFSSYVALNARFHALLTELSRSPPLVRQIDRASALPFASPSAFVMAQSALPEAQQILIIGQEHHRVVIDAIENREGGRAEAVMREHARLAVRNLRLALRNRTHLDLLPALALIKTATD
- a CDS encoding PDR/VanB family oxidoreductase, whose protein sequence is MRFIETWIPATLVSTRDLAPGIREFLIRPDQFDGAAYPVGSHINVGVTIAGQPETRSYSLVGEASSQGFRIAVRRAEDSRGGSRYMWQLAPGARLDITRPTSLVAVDWTRETYCLIAGGIGITPIIGAAQALARRGADVTLHYAVRGRADAAYLDDLANLLGDRLVVHASDEDKRLDLDTLFASLRKGTLALFCGPMRMLDAARHAWIGAGHPLADLRYETFGSSGTLPTETFRVRLKGSDVELEIPRERSMLDVLNASGHEVMYDCKRGECGLCAIDVVAVDGEIDHRDVFFSDHQKQGNEKICACVSRARGTITVDTLLRADAV
- a CDS encoding putative bifunctional diguanylate cyclase/phosphodiesterase, producing the protein MRTQLTNYVARLFAGDLSAFGGPATDEAVAGHIRAEQMSLVLGYSVGIMLANACNATVLAIALWPTPDRIPALIWAVAVAGAAIAFGLQSHASRRITKPQFVSRRAMHRLVRNAFVLGTAWGIVPVAFFANASTGGQLVITCLCSGMLAGGALAFATIPIAAIAFTAPIFVGIAICLSRNGDLAFLLIAFLVVVYGSVLLRGVFVNSIAFARRVMRQIEAERTVRQDPLTQLPNRVAFNETLDGAFKRLALSGEEFAVLLLDLDRFKEVNDRFGHPAGDEFLVQVASRLQRCTRAAEHVARIGGDEFALVMANLARSEDALEIAERFVAAFTEPFLIEGREFVGATSVGIVLAPRDGNTPLDIMKNADAALYRAKKAGPGTVCFFEEADDKASRDRKALQTDLAGALTRNELFLVFQPFLDLDENRITGFEALLRWQHPSRGLVPPSEFIPIAEETGLIHEIGEWVIRRACATLADWPEDIRVAVNFSAAQFHNTGILETVVQALADAQVAPHRLEIEITESMLLSKYGSAASILNALLELGATVALDDFGTGFSSLTYLRKLPFSRIKIDQSFIRDMLVQPDCAAIVKSVISLARDLNIDVVAEGVETADQLEYLRQISCDEVQGYLIGRPVSAEGVQALLNSKKLRAIFAA
- a CDS encoding nuclear transport factor 2 family protein; protein product: MPSRDVAEAFAKRLEDGDFVGAIEQFYTPDAVTYENNAAPTIGRDKLVAKERGVLAASKEIKAVRVGPSLIEGDHVATRWTFSFTNAEGVTRTLDEIAWQTWRGDQLIEERFYYDPKQLGR